The Candidatus Uhrbacteria bacterium genome has a segment encoding these proteins:
- a CDS encoding UTP--glucose-1-phosphate uridylyltransferase, with protein sequence MKPVRKVVIPVAGFGTRFLPATKAMPKEMLPIIDKPVIQYIVEEAVASGITDVILVTSHTKRPVEDHFDESPMLESWLTSQGKQRALEEIKEISKLANFVYVRQKGPYGNATPIMNARHVIGDEPFAVLFGDDVFDSERPRLRQLLDVYEKYGDPVLTAIKTDDEGTKKYGVIDPGSNVGERVCQIKGVVEKPGPEKAPSRLASVGGYILTPDIFEQIEQLKPGVGGEYVLLDAISLLMKKRAVYACEIEGEYHDTGTKIGWLKANLAYALKRDDLGKETRDMLKSIR encoded by the coding sequence ATGAAGCCGGTAAGAAAAGTCGTGATTCCGGTGGCAGGCTTTGGCACGCGGTTTTTGCCGGCGACCAAGGCGATGCCCAAGGAAATGTTGCCGATTATCGATAAGCCGGTGATTCAATATATTGTTGAAGAAGCGGTAGCATCAGGAATTACCGATGTTATTTTGGTGACAAGCCATACCAAGCGCCCTGTCGAGGATCACTTTGATGAGAGCCCGATGCTGGAGAGTTGGCTTACGAGTCAGGGTAAGCAGCGCGCATTGGAGGAGATCAAAGAGATTTCTAAGCTTGCGAATTTTGTGTACGTGCGTCAGAAAGGCCCGTATGGAAATGCGACGCCGATCATGAATGCACGGCATGTGATCGGAGATGAGCCGTTTGCCGTATTGTTTGGTGATGATGTATTTGATTCTGAGCGTCCGCGCTTGCGACAATTGCTGGATGTTTACGAAAAGTATGGCGATCCAGTGTTAACGGCGATCAAAACGGATGATGAAGGAACAAAGAAGTATGGAGTGATTGATCCAGGCTCGAATGTCGGAGAACGTGTTTGTCAGATTAAGGGGGTGGTTGAGAAGCCAGGGCCTGAAAAGGCGCCATCGAGACTGGCGAGTGTTGGCGGATATATTCTGACGCCGGATATCTTTGAGCAGATCGAGCAATTGAAGCCTGGCGTTGGGGGAGAGTATGTTTTATTGGATGCGATCTCGCTTCTTATGAAAAAACGGGCGGTGTATGCGTGTGAAATCGAGGGAGAATATCATGATACAGGTACCAAGATCGGATGGTTGAAAGCCAATTTGGCCTATGCGCTGAAACGTGATGATTTAGGCAAAGAGACGCGCGACATGCTAAAATCGATTCGTTAA
- a CDS encoding extracellular solute-binding protein — protein MNHKIKKLIAVVALVALSGQGCTRAPSADAVRASQPVTLKVWGVVDDVDVYQDLLAAYRVTHPNVQVEYRRFRLEEYKDQLLNALAEDRGPDVFLIHNTWTSEYLTKIVPMPRTTRTAYRTVTGTIKKELTWELRTEPTLALIDFKNQYADVVQHDLLRTIDVSTDTNVKDFQEKIMGVPVGVDTMALYYNKDLLNAAGIPTPPENWAQFSDQVKRLTKLDSQGNVTQSAAGIGTANNVERATDLVSLLMIQNGQTMEDDAGYPIFHKIPAALSRDNPPSFQALEFYTDFANPNKDVYTWNDTMPNSLEAFVSGRAAFFFGYAYQYDLIRARAPKINLGLAKAPQIEGNPQKNYANYWNWVVAKKSTNQDLAWNFLMQLTQPDVLQKVLDKAKRPSARKSLLTAQLQDERVGVFAAQVLTATSWYRGKDSAAMERSFREMITSVVNGVTALKAVRFAADQIALTIQ, from the coding sequence ATGAATCACAAAATCAAAAAGCTCATTGCCGTCGTGGCGCTTGTCGCTCTTTCCGGCCAAGGCTGCACCAGAGCGCCTTCTGCCGATGCTGTCCGCGCGTCACAGCCAGTGACTTTGAAGGTCTGGGGAGTTGTTGATGATGTTGATGTCTATCAGGATTTGCTGGCGGCTTATCGTGTGACGCATCCGAATGTTCAGGTCGAGTATCGCCGTTTTCGCTTGGAAGAATATAAAGATCAATTGTTGAATGCCCTAGCAGAGGATCGCGGACCTGATGTCTTTTTGATTCATAACACATGGACGAGCGAGTATCTGACAAAGATTGTTCCGATGCCGCGCACCACGAGAACCGCCTATCGCACCGTTACGGGAACTATTAAGAAGGAGCTGACATGGGAATTGCGTACAGAGCCGACGCTCGCGCTTATCGATTTCAAGAATCAGTACGCCGATGTCGTTCAGCATGATTTACTGCGTACGATTGATGTTTCCACGGATACCAACGTGAAGGACTTTCAAGAGAAGATCATGGGCGTACCAGTTGGTGTTGATACGATGGCTCTCTACTACAATAAGGATTTGTTGAATGCGGCCGGTATTCCGACGCCGCCGGAGAACTGGGCCCAATTTTCTGATCAGGTGAAGCGATTGACCAAGCTCGACAGCCAGGGAAATGTTACGCAATCGGCGGCGGGTATTGGTACAGCAAACAATGTCGAGCGGGCAACCGACTTGGTGTCTTTGCTCATGATCCAGAATGGTCAGACGATGGAGGATGATGCGGGCTATCCGATTTTCCATAAGATTCCTGCGGCATTGAGCCGTGATAATCCGCCTTCCTTTCAAGCGCTGGAGTTTTATACGGACTTCGCTAACCCTAATAAGGACGTTTATACCTGGAATGACACGATGCCTAACTCGCTTGAGGCATTTGTATCTGGTCGCGCTGCATTCTTCTTTGGCTACGCGTATCAATATGACTTGATCCGTGCACGGGCTCCAAAGATCAATCTTGGTTTGGCTAAAGCTCCTCAGATTGAAGGTAATCCGCAGAAAAATTACGCCAATTATTGGAACTGGGTGGTTGCCAAGAAATCGACGAATCAGGATTTGGCTTGGAATTTCTTGATGCAGCTCACCCAGCCAGATGTTTTGCAAAAAGTTTTGGATAAGGCCAAGCGTCCGAGTGCGCGTAAGTCTTTGCTGACGGCGCAGCTGCAGGATGAGCGTGTTGGCGTGTTTGCGGCGCAGGTTTTGACGGCCACGAGCTGGTATCGCGGTAAGGATTCTGCGGCGATGGAACGATCATTCCGCGAGATGATCACGTCCGTAGTGAATGGTGTGACCGCTCTGAAGGCCGTACGGTTTGCCGCAGACCAAATCGCGTTAACGATTCAGTAA